The genomic region GTCAGGGTTATATGGCAGAAAAAGAGATTAGATTGGGCTTTGTCGTTGCGGAGTTCAACCGCGACCTGACATGGCAGATGGAGCTTTTAGGCAAAGAGCACGCGGCCTTTTTAGGCGCGAAGGTCGTAAAGACGCTGTACGTGCCGGGCGTCTATGACATGCCCCTGGCGGTCAAGAAGATGGCCGAGGACAGGTCGCTGGACGCGATAGTGACCATCGGGAGCGTCATAGAGGGGGCGACAGACCATGACCAGGTCGTCATGGCGCAGGCGACCCGTAAAATAACCGACCTCGCCCTGGAGTATAATAAGCCCATCACCCTGGGCATCG from Methanocella conradii HZ254 harbors:
- the ribH gene encoding 6,7-dimethyl-8-ribityllumazine synthase, yielding MAEKEIRLGFVVAEFNRDLTWQMELLGKEHAAFLGAKVVKTLYVPGVYDMPLAVKKMAEDRSLDAIVTIGSVIEGATDHDQVVMAQATRKITDLALEYNKPITLGIAGPGMTRMEASERIEYSKRAVEAAVKMVRRLSEYKASD